The following proteins come from a genomic window of Paenibacillus spongiae:
- a CDS encoding IclR family transcriptional regulator: MKAQPTRVKSADRVMDILELFTGAKESYSLSDIARLLDMPPSSTHQLLQNMLSRGYLETDSSGKQFSIGYKIFEISSMCAKNTNLATQFETIGGRIAEEVNEGIMLGIRAGDHLVYVAQKNPPDPRRFAIQFSQSLPLYASASGKILLSGLTETMIRRLYPIEDLQPLTNLTITTVTGLLTELEMIRKEGIAYNRGESVEGISCISAPIYNSTGSIIAAVSVSIPDFRKTEEIWNRALNSIREGGRLLSS, from the coding sequence ATGAAAGCGCAACCAACGAGGGTGAAATCGGCGGATCGTGTGATGGATATTCTAGAATTGTTTACAGGAGCGAAGGAGTCCTACAGCTTATCGGATATAGCCAGACTGCTCGATATGCCCCCAAGCAGCACGCATCAGCTTTTGCAAAACATGCTTTCCCGCGGATATCTGGAAACGGACAGCTCGGGCAAGCAATTCAGCATCGGCTATAAAATTTTTGAAATCAGCAGCATGTGTGCGAAAAATACGAATTTGGCGACCCAATTCGAGACCATCGGCGGCAGGATCGCCGAGGAAGTGAACGAAGGAATCATGCTGGGCATTCGCGCCGGCGATCATCTCGTCTATGTCGCGCAGAAGAATCCGCCCGATCCGCGCCGGTTTGCCATCCAGTTCTCGCAATCGCTGCCGCTGTACGCCTCCGCCTCGGGAAAAATATTGTTGAGCGGCCTTACCGAAACCATGATACGCAGGTTATATCCGATTGAAGATCTTCAGCCTCTTACGAATCTAACGATTACTACGGTAACCGGTTTGCTGACGGAGCTTGAAATGATCCGGAAGGAAGGTATTGCTTACAATCGCGGCGAGTCCGTGGAAGGCATCAGCTGCATTTCGGCTCCAATCTATAATTCGACAGGCAGCATCATTGCAGCGGTCAGCGTCTCGATACCCGATTTCCGCAAGACGGAGGAGATTTGGAATCGCGCGTTGAATAGTATACGAGAAGGGGGACGTTTGTTAAGCAGCTAG
- a CDS encoding ABC transporter substrate-binding protein — MKHSSKKLMVGMFVIVFLFTVIVGCSGGNNNKPAENKGNTGNTGNTGNNGSAAEGDVYPENGLSKTEKVTIKWGYWENGYGRAWMDHAVEKFTEKYPNVSFDITSSPVIRDLISTKMAAKNDDDMFDIISPSFNGDEGTIAQKAGLFEDMSDLWEREVPDTPGLKLKDAVLDNTMEYAQKIDGKFYQIPMGAYALGLFFDKTLFNEKGWNQNPKNYEEFLDLMETIKNDGIAPITYPGVYPTYIYFPFLIKQFELADKAGNIEQYTKDFRQGINMYSAPEVKEFWTRMYEMGKKGYFVEGAAALNHTQSQMQLLQHKAALAATGDWVENEMKDAIPEGFEWGFMAIPFEDSTQNKVWVENGIGAGSLMIWKNKPDNVKKWAKEFALFLMTNEVQAVNGENGISPIRKDFAENEANLAKLQAAPRAVLEYVKNNNGQFATGVRDVAFASPDAAKATKMLEELIIDVTAGKKDPLPVLEEADKLMKKVLESEK, encoded by the coding sequence ATGAAGCATTCATCCAAGAAGTTGATGGTCGGCATGTTCGTAATCGTATTTCTCTTCACCGTAATTGTTGGCTGTAGCGGGGGCAACAACAATAAGCCTGCAGAGAACAAAGGCAACACTGGAAACACGGGTAACACCGGAAACAACGGCAGCGCTGCCGAAGGCGATGTTTATCCGGAGAACGGACTTTCCAAAACCGAGAAAGTCACCATCAAGTGGGGCTATTGGGAAAACGGCTACGGCCGTGCCTGGATGGACCATGCGGTTGAGAAATTTACAGAGAAATACCCGAACGTATCCTTCGATATTACCTCCTCCCCTGTCATCCGTGACTTAATCAGTACGAAAATGGCTGCCAAAAACGATGATGATATGTTTGACATCATCTCCCCGAGCTTCAACGGAGACGAAGGAACCATCGCCCAGAAAGCAGGACTGTTCGAAGATATGAGCGACCTGTGGGAGCGCGAAGTTCCGGATACGCCCGGCCTGAAGCTGAAAGACGCCGTTCTGGATAACACGATGGAATATGCGCAGAAGATCGACGGCAAATTCTATCAGATCCCGATGGGCGCCTACGCTCTTGGATTATTCTTCGACAAAACCCTCTTCAACGAGAAAGGCTGGAACCAAAATCCAAAGAACTACGAAGAATTTCTGGACTTGATGGAGACGATCAAGAATGACGGCATCGCACCCATAACGTATCCAGGCGTCTACCCGACATACATTTACTTCCCTTTCTTAATCAAACAGTTTGAGCTGGCTGACAAAGCAGGCAATATCGAGCAGTACACGAAGGATTTCAGACAAGGAATCAACATGTATTCCGCGCCTGAAGTGAAGGAATTCTGGACGCGCATGTATGAGATGGGCAAGAAAGGCTATTTCGTTGAAGGCGCTGCGGCCCTTAATCATACGCAATCCCAGATGCAGCTGCTTCAACATAAAGCCGCATTGGCCGCCACAGGCGACTGGGTTGAGAATGAAATGAAGGATGCCATACCGGAAGGATTCGAATGGGGCTTCATGGCGATTCCGTTCGAAGACTCCACGCAAAACAAGGTTTGGGTAGAGAACGGCATCGGCGCCGGCAGCTTGATGATTTGGAAGAACAAGCCGGATAACGTGAAGAAGTGGGCCAAAGAATTTGCGCTCTTCTTAATGACCAACGAAGTTCAGGCCGTTAACGGCGAGAACGGAATTTCCCCGATCCGCAAGGACTTCGCGGAGAACGAAGCAAACCTCGCGAAGCTGCAGGCTGCGCCGAGAGCCGTTCTGGAATACGTCAAGAATAATAACGGACAATTCGCTACCGGCGTTCGCGACGTCGCATTCGCAAGCCCTGACGCTGCGAAAGCGACCAAGATGCTGGAGGAGCTCATCATCGACGTGACGGCGGGCAAGAAGGATCCGCTGCCGGTGCTCGAAGAGGCGGATAAGCTGATGAAGAAAGTTCTGGAGTCGGAAAAGTAA
- a CDS encoding carbohydrate ABC transporter permease yields MAQVGASVPAAPKKVSSLSKRKVQMTLFVVLALGPSYCGYLLFTLYPNIMSAYYSLLEWNGITDPKFVWFDNYVYLFQDPYVWRALGHNLLLMATVPLLTIIPSIFLAYLINVKGYAESNFYKVIYFLPNVLAVIVIALMWSFIYDGSNGMLNAILNLLGIDNNDFYWLGSKRTALWALLPPLIWAGVGFYVVIFMNAMKSIPHSLYEAAILDGATHMTRLRKITIPLISPIVRISTLFLVLGVFKGFEIMLIMTNGGPAGSTEVIGLYMFNMAFGKSSHNYGYASAIGMFLFVVLVVAKLLIDRFSPKDHAEF; encoded by the coding sequence ATGGCCCAAGTCGGAGCTAGTGTGCCCGCCGCACCCAAGAAGGTGTCATCGCTAAGCAAAAGAAAGGTTCAGATGACCCTCTTCGTTGTGCTGGCGTTAGGCCCCAGTTACTGTGGATATCTGCTATTCACCTTGTATCCGAACATCATGTCGGCTTATTACTCCCTTTTGGAATGGAATGGCATTACCGATCCGAAGTTTGTCTGGTTCGATAATTACGTGTATTTGTTTCAAGACCCTTACGTCTGGAGAGCGCTCGGCCATAACCTGCTGCTCATGGCTACGGTTCCCCTGCTGACGATTATCCCATCGATCTTTCTTGCCTATCTGATCAATGTGAAAGGCTATGCGGAATCCAATTTCTATAAAGTGATTTATTTCTTGCCGAATGTTCTGGCCGTTATCGTCATCGCGTTGATGTGGTCCTTTATATATGACGGCAGCAACGGGATGTTGAATGCCATATTGAATCTGCTGGGCATCGACAACAATGACTTCTACTGGCTGGGCTCCAAACGCACGGCGCTCTGGGCGCTTCTGCCGCCCTTGATTTGGGCGGGCGTCGGATTCTATGTCGTCATCTTCATGAATGCGATGAAGTCGATCCCGCATTCCCTTTACGAAGCTGCCATTCTCGACGGGGCCACCCACATGACCCGTTTGCGTAAAATAACGATTCCGTTGATCAGCCCGATCGTGCGGATCAGTACGCTGTTTCTCGTCCTCGGCGTATTCAAAGGGTTCGAAATCATGCTGATCATGACCAATGGCGGACCGGCCGGCTCCACGGAAGTCATCGGCTTGTATATGTTTAACATGGCTTTCGGCAAGAGCTCCCACAACTACGGCTATGCATCGGCCATCGGCATGTTCCTGTTTGTAGTCCTGGTCGTCGCGAAGCTGCTGATCGACAGATTCAGCCCGAAAGATCACGCCGAATTCTAG
- a CDS encoding carbohydrate ABC transporter permease, with protein MDTNKRTFIDIVWRFIMLLCALSVIFPLLWIVLESLKTNKEFFANVWALPEKPMFENYKKAWESYHLGSTLLNTLYYVGTSLVLGTFLTALSAYTLTRLQFRGRNFIWGSIMLSLFLPGINALVPQYVLMRDLNLTNSLTGLIILDSFGESVFFLMLLGGFMQSLPKEMEESAYIDGASLFQVFMRIILPLSTPGIVTVAIFKFLGLYNAFLGPFIYLSDSSKYTIGVAMYHANQIMQYKADWVTLFAGVTIAMIPTVVIYVIFQRQIAEGATLGGLKG; from the coding sequence TTGGATACAAACAAACGCACCTTTATCGATATTGTTTGGCGGTTCATCATGTTACTGTGCGCGTTATCGGTTATCTTCCCGCTGCTGTGGATCGTGCTGGAATCTTTGAAAACGAACAAGGAGTTTTTCGCCAATGTCTGGGCACTGCCGGAAAAGCCGATGTTCGAGAACTATAAGAAAGCATGGGAATCGTACCACTTGGGCTCGACGCTGCTTAATACGCTGTACTATGTCGGTACCAGCTTGGTCTTGGGGACGTTCCTCACGGCACTTAGCGCCTACACGCTGACGCGTCTTCAATTCCGCGGACGCAATTTCATCTGGGGTTCGATTATGCTCTCGCTCTTCCTGCCGGGCATCAACGCGCTCGTCCCGCAGTACGTATTGATGCGCGATCTGAACCTGACCAACAGCCTGACTGGCCTTATTATATTGGACAGCTTCGGCGAAAGCGTCTTCTTCCTCATGCTGCTTGGCGGGTTTATGCAGTCGCTTCCGAAGGAAATGGAAGAAAGCGCCTATATCGACGGCGCATCCTTGTTCCAGGTCTTCATGCGCATCATCCTCCCGCTGTCCACGCCAGGCATCGTGACGGTGGCCATCTTTAAATTCCTCGGTTTGTATAATGCTTTCCTGGGGCCGTTCATTTATCTCAGCGACTCCTCGAAATATACGATTGGCGTCGCCATGTACCACGCCAATCAAATCATGCAATACAAAGCCGACTGGGTGACGCTGTTCGCCGGCGTGACGATCGCGATGATTCCGACCGTCGTTATCTATGTCATCTTCCAGAGGCAAATTGCCGAAGGCGCAACACTAGGCGGTCTTAAAGGTTAA
- a CDS encoding SDR family NAD(P)-dependent oxidoreductase: protein MGALQLDNKVIFITGALGAAGSAAVKLFLERGALIAACDIRPASDFAELESLTEQYGGDRLMFVQSDMRVEADVREAVASVERAFGRLNGSYHNAYVNKVGLIADQSLEDWEDCIAGTLTSTFLVMKYAAALMIPSGGGSIVSTSSVLGGSILRSGNAGYGAGKAGLEQLTRIAALEYAPYGIRANAVVPGDFKSDELLAQLSQAHLDFMSKISMIGRSGTPNEINEVAAFLLSDAASYVTGSMYPVTGGIMS, encoded by the coding sequence ATGGGAGCATTACAACTGGATAATAAGGTCATCTTCATTACGGGTGCCTTAGGAGCTGCCGGAAGCGCGGCCGTAAAGCTGTTCTTGGAAAGAGGCGCGCTAATCGCAGCGTGCGATATCCGGCCTGCATCCGATTTTGCCGAGCTGGAATCATTGACGGAACAATACGGTGGCGACCGATTGATGTTCGTACAAAGCGATATGCGGGTTGAGGCCGATGTCCGCGAAGCCGTCGCTTCAGTTGAACGGGCCTTCGGAAGATTGAACGGCTCCTACCATAATGCCTATGTCAACAAAGTAGGCTTGATCGCCGATCAATCCCTGGAGGATTGGGAGGATTGCATCGCCGGGACACTCACCAGCACGTTTCTGGTCATGAAGTATGCCGCTGCGCTCATGATCCCATCCGGCGGCGGTTCGATCGTCAGTACCTCCTCCGTGCTGGGAGGCAGCATCCTCCGCTCGGGCAATGCGGGTTATGGCGCAGGGAAAGCCGGGCTCGAGCAGCTGACGCGGATCGCCGCCCTCGAGTATGCCCCGTACGGCATTCGAGCCAACGCGGTTGTACCTGGCGATTTCAAGTCCGATGAATTATTAGCCCAGCTCTCTCAAGCCCATCTGGATTTTATGAGCAAGATCAGCATGATCGGCAGAAGCGGAACCCCCAATGAAATTAACGAAGTAGCGGCCTTCCTGCTGTCCGACGCCGCATCCTATGTAACCGGCTCGATGTATCCGGTAACCGGAGGGATCATGTCTTGA
- a CDS encoding creatininase family protein: MTQIRLHYHTRDEITEKARSGSAVVVPLAATEQHGPHLPVFTDSLICEHIAAEAVRQAAESVPVLVSPVLTIGCSHHHLNFGGTLSYTSATYLQMLRDIGESLITDGFQKIIFLNAHGGNDPIMMQTANDLAVRYPVWTAAASYWSISRSALTACNAAEVGMVPGHAGGFETAAILALHPELVRTERFAESHISRPWINSGPAGTFIGKHKELTGFDGYTDAPNKATAELGSRYLGVIAGSVSAWLVSTIQAMTEGGN, from the coding sequence TTGACACAAATACGGCTTCACTACCATACCCGAGATGAAATAACCGAGAAGGCGCGGAGCGGCTCCGCCGTTGTCGTCCCCTTGGCGGCCACCGAGCAGCACGGCCCTCACCTGCCCGTCTTCACCGACAGCCTGATCTGCGAACATATTGCGGCTGAAGCCGTGCGCCAAGCGGCGGAGAGCGTTCCAGTCCTCGTATCTCCCGTACTCACGATCGGCTGCTCCCATCATCATCTGAATTTCGGGGGTACGCTCTCTTATACCTCTGCGACTTATTTGCAGATGCTGCGGGACATTGGCGAAAGTCTGATCACCGACGGCTTTCAGAAAATCATCTTTCTTAACGCGCATGGCGGCAATGACCCGATCATGATGCAGACTGCCAATGACCTCGCCGTCCGGTACCCTGTTTGGACGGCAGCCGCCTCCTACTGGAGCATCTCCCGTTCCGCATTGACCGCGTGCAATGCGGCCGAGGTCGGCATGGTGCCAGGCCATGCGGGCGGGTTCGAAACGGCCGCTATCCTGGCTCTGCATCCAGAGCTTGTCCGCACCGAACGTTTCGCCGAATCGCACATCTCCCGTCCGTGGATCAATTCCGGACCGGCCGGAACCTTTATCGGGAAGCATAAGGAGTTGACCGGCTTCGATGGCTATACCGATGCGCCAAACAAAGCCACGGCGGAATTGGGCAGCCGATATTTGGGAGTCATTGCAGGCAGCGTATCGGCTTGGCTCGTCTCAACCATTCAAGCCATGACAGAAGGAGGCAATTAA
- a CDS encoding RidA family protein: MHKPNTSEVPTGLPFSPGIETESALYVSGQGGIDPVTGQIVGPDIESQTVTTMENIRSVLLSYNMDLKDVVKVNVYLSDRHLYQEFNEIYARFFQAPYPARTTIYCNLNYDLLVEIDAIAVPGRK; the protein is encoded by the coding sequence ATGCACAAGCCGAACACGTCGGAAGTACCCACTGGTTTGCCATTTTCTCCAGGAATCGAAACCGAGTCTGCCCTCTACGTTTCCGGACAAGGGGGAATAGACCCGGTAACGGGCCAAATCGTCGGTCCCGACATCGAATCGCAAACCGTAACGACCATGGAGAACATCCGCAGCGTTCTGCTTTCATACAATATGGATTTGAAAGATGTAGTTAAAGTGAACGTCTATTTATCGGACCGGCATTTATACCAGGAATTCAACGAAATCTATGCCCGTTTCTTCCAAGCGCCTTACCCGGCAAGAACGACCATCTACTGCAATTTGAACTACGACCTGCTGGTCGAAATCGATGCGATTGCCGTGCCTGGGAGGAAATAG
- a CDS encoding MFS transporter, producing MNKHQKLLTINLFVLTFVLGTSEFVIVGLLTEVSTDLNIAISTAGTLVSAFAITFALATPILTAIFSRFSKYPLMLTLIAVFIAGNIMTALSGSYALLLVSRMITAVVTGVLIALAMAVASETVAADQRGTVISIIFTGFTIASVIGVPLGTYIGQWGGWHMAFWFTALLGIVSLIASSAAIPRGIKGSRSSLRKQIGLLTNSRIGIAFFIPALSIGATYTVYTYLTPLLQEALSVPDPYISLVFLLFGIMSVFSTLIGGKLAARNGIQKLRYVFLIQAGILASIYVSHNSVITGLISISLIALVVYTMNATMQLYFIDLAHKHYPAAKDLASSLTPVSVNVGIALGSSLGGFVTTNMKLIDVSWSGGIVAMAASILTFISCRLDRKAWFSKNKVFPS from the coding sequence TTGAATAAACATCAAAAGCTTCTGACGATAAACTTATTTGTACTAACCTTCGTTCTGGGGACGAGTGAATTTGTCATTGTTGGGCTGTTAACGGAAGTGTCAACCGACTTAAATATCGCCATTTCAACGGCAGGAACCCTGGTGTCTGCTTTTGCCATAACTTTTGCACTAGCTACACCAATCTTGACGGCTATTTTCAGTCGTTTCTCCAAGTACCCTCTAATGCTTACATTGATCGCCGTGTTTATTGCGGGCAACATTATGACCGCACTATCCGGATCTTACGCACTGCTTCTTGTTTCCAGAATGATTACTGCGGTTGTTACCGGAGTTTTAATCGCACTGGCAATGGCTGTTGCCAGTGAAACAGTAGCTGCCGATCAGAGGGGGACGGTCATTTCAATCATTTTTACGGGTTTTACAATAGCAAGTGTAATCGGGGTACCTCTCGGTACCTATATTGGACAATGGGGCGGTTGGCATATGGCTTTTTGGTTTACCGCTTTATTGGGAATCGTTTCTCTGATCGCAAGCTCGGCAGCAATCCCCAGAGGAATAAAGGGATCACGGAGTTCATTAAGAAAACAAATTGGATTATTAACCAATTCGCGTATTGGAATAGCATTCTTTATTCCGGCGCTAAGCATTGGGGCGACATATACGGTATATACCTATTTAACCCCTCTCCTGCAGGAAGCGCTCTCTGTTCCGGATCCATATATTAGCCTAGTATTTTTGCTTTTCGGTATAATGTCCGTCTTTAGTACGCTTATTGGGGGTAAATTAGCGGCTCGCAACGGGATCCAGAAACTCCGGTATGTATTTCTTATTCAAGCCGGCATTCTCGCATCGATTTATGTTTCTCACAACTCGGTGATTACGGGATTGATCAGCATATCGCTCATTGCCCTTGTCGTTTATACGATGAACGCTACCATGCAATTGTATTTCATTGATTTAGCCCATAAGCATTACCCGGCGGCTAAAGATTTGGCTTCGTCATTAACTCCGGTATCTGTCAATGTAGGGATTGCGCTTGGATCTTCTCTGGGGGGATTTGTCACGACGAATATGAAGCTAATCGATGTTTCCTGGTCCGGAGGGATCGTTGCGATGGCTGCATCCATACTAACCTTTATCAGTTGTCGTTTAGACCGAAAAGCATGGTTTAGTAAAAACAAGGTGTTCCCATCTTAA
- a CDS encoding MerR family transcriptional regulator, whose translation MFKISEFSKISQVSIKTLRYYDQLNLLKPVHTDKFTGYRYYSADQMFQLHRILAYKELGFSLDQIRQMMGEQIPLEQIKGMFRLKQAEIQAMLEMEQAKLDRIKERLCTIESEDKRQMAHDVVLKKVESQLVLSYRKRAALTQIPELFQALDDHAGNSGLSTRSQMVLWHGCEECDDDIDIEVARIVTSDMPSRSPFTLKRLPEVPMMATLIHHCNTTSPCTASAELAVWIERNGYRMKENEPRREICIPHEKSGDANSYVAEIQIAVERA comes from the coding sequence ATGTTTAAAATCAGCGAGTTTTCAAAGATCAGCCAAGTGTCCATCAAGACACTCCGTTACTACGACCAGTTGAACTTGCTCAAGCCCGTCCACACCGATAAATTCACGGGGTATCGGTATTATTCGGCTGACCAAATGTTTCAACTTCATCGTATTTTGGCCTATAAAGAATTGGGCTTCTCGTTGGATCAGATTCGTCAGATGATGGGCGAGCAAATCCCGCTGGAACAAATCAAAGGGATGTTTAGACTTAAGCAAGCCGAGATCCAGGCCATGTTGGAAATGGAACAGGCTAAACTTGACCGAATCAAGGAACGTCTGTGTACCATCGAGAGCGAAGATAAACGCCAGATGGCGCATGATGTCGTCTTGAAAAAGGTTGAATCTCAACTTGTCCTGTCTTACCGCAAGCGGGCTGCGCTTACCCAAATTCCCGAGCTTTTCCAAGCGCTTGACGATCATGCAGGCAACTCCGGTCTGTCTACGAGGTCCCAGATGGTTCTTTGGCATGGCTGCGAGGAATGCGATGATGATATCGACATTGAAGTGGCTCGTATTGTCACTAGCGATATGCCAAGCCGGTCCCCCTTTACATTAAAACGATTGCCGGAAGTTCCGATGATGGCCACGCTCATCCATCATTGCAATACAACGAGCCCCTGCACCGCGAGTGCGGAATTGGCCGTATGGATCGAACGAAACGGATATCGAATGAAAGAGAATGAGCCGCGACGGGAAATCTGCATACCTCATGAAAAGTCGGGAGACGCAAATTCTTACGTTGCCGAGATTCAGATTGCCGTTGAAAGAGCTTGA
- a CDS encoding TetR/AcrR family transcriptional regulator: MVRLREFDVDKALDAAMQLFWEKGFEATSLSDLTSKMGIQRPSIYAAFGDKKELFEAALRKYTQSHASYVRARLQNPSVKEAFRSYFEGWVEAEYEGGSNRGCFCINTMVELAPHDEKFEILTREHQMYLSVIFQERIERGIQSGELKANNNAKALAQTLVVSLIGLAVLMKSRPERSFIDNSVTVILSLLE; this comes from the coding sequence ATGGTTCGTCTTCGTGAATTCGATGTGGACAAGGCATTGGACGCTGCCATGCAACTATTTTGGGAGAAGGGGTTCGAAGCGACATCTTTAAGCGATCTGACATCTAAGATGGGCATTCAGCGGCCAAGCATATACGCTGCCTTTGGAGACAAAAAAGAACTATTCGAAGCGGCGCTGCGTAAATATACGCAATCCCACGCTTCCTATGTTCGGGCTAGACTTCAAAACCCATCTGTAAAGGAAGCGTTTCGCTCCTATTTTGAGGGTTGGGTGGAGGCGGAATATGAAGGAGGCTCTAATCGGGGGTGCTTTTGCATCAATACGATGGTGGAGCTTGCCCCTCATGATGAGAAATTTGAAATCCTTACTAGAGAACATCAAATGTATCTTTCCGTCATTTTCCAAGAAAGAATTGAACGAGGTATTCAATCGGGTGAGTTGAAAGCCAATAATAATGCAAAAGCTTTAGCGCAGACATTAGTCGTATCGTTAATCGGACTTGCCGTGTTGATGAAATCGCGTCCGGAACGATCCTTTATTGATAACTCTGTAACGGTCATACTCTCATTGCTTGAATAA